A window of Xiphophorus hellerii strain 12219 chromosome 7, Xiphophorus_hellerii-4.1, whole genome shotgun sequence contains these coding sequences:
- the LOC116723375 gene encoding protein CXorf21 isoform X2: MLCEGRLLSMTYGEMEEMDSLPPPQTFHRAGGRPRTSLTPSTSDPSSLISYNSLKETGDTESLRASVDLYISPLSTSSYLQGVYMGSQISADMKIPAQTHRDGGDTALLVPSFCQTIYENYSDLHIGGEQVLPLSANDTDLRVCAEAQAVRPFLQSCDVPLAVEDSPPGERGLPNLLRRGSNHWRQASGRDRSFLFQSHEGPFSNSLLNHYLEQKLLDLYQQYMMENMAREGVPGPDDGAICPLLGSELVLSSIDQITQQLSREGNLEAGLAKDMVLSCLLRVASDLQSGEISTPCLQISTEASGEQLTESAQE, encoded by the coding sequence atgCTGTGTGAAGGGAGACTGCTGAGCATGACCTACGGTGAGATGGAGGAGATGGACTCGCTGCCTCCTCCTCAGACTTTCCATCGTGCTGGTGGGCGACCTAGAACCTCCCTAACACCCAGCACCTCTGACCCCTCTTCGCTCATTTCCTACAACTCCTTGAAGGAAACGGGAGACACAGAGAGCCTGAGGGCTTCAGTCGACCTGTACATCTCTCCCCTTTCAACCTCATCATATCTCCAGGGAGTCTATATGGGGAGTCAAATATCTGCAGACATGAAAATTCCTGCCCAAACTCACCGTGATGGGGGTGACACTGCCCTCTTGGTTCCCTCTTTCTGCCAGACCATCTATGAAAACTACAGCGACCTCCATATCGGAGGGGAGCAGGTGCTGCCTCTGTCAGCCAACGACACCGATTTGAGGGTATGTGCTGAAGCGCAGGCTGTGAGGCCTTTCCTACAGTCCTGCGATGTCCCACTGGCGGTGGAGGACTCTCCTCCAGGAGAGCGAGGTCTGCCCAACCTGCTCAGGAGGGGATCCAACCACTGGAGACAGGCGAGCGGCCGCGATCGCAGCTTTTTGTTCCAGAGTCACGAGGGTCCCTTCTCCAATTCCCTTCTGAATCATTACCTGGAGCAGAAGCTCTTGGATCTGTACCAGCAGTACATGATGGAGAACATGGCGAGGGAGGGAGTTCCCGGTCCAGATGACGGTGCCATTTGCCCACTGCTGGGTTCAGAGCTTGTTCTGTCCAGCATTGACCAGATCACCCAACAGCTCAGCCGGGAGGGCAACCTGGAGGCCGGCCTGGCCAAGGACATGGTTCTGAGCTGCTTGCTGAGGGTGGCCAGCGACCTGCAGTCGGGTGAGATCAGCACGCCTTGCCTGCAGATTTCAACCGAGGCCTCCGGGGAGCAGCTCACAGAGAGTGCACAAGAATAA
- the LOC116723375 gene encoding protein CXorf21 isoform X1: MQSIMVMLCEGRLLSMTYGEMEEMDSLPPPQTFHRAGGRPRTSLTPSTSDPSSLISYNSLKETGDTESLRASVDLYISPLSTSSYLQGVYMGSQISADMKIPAQTHRDGGDTALLVPSFCQTIYENYSDLHIGGEQVLPLSANDTDLRVCAEAQAVRPFLQSCDVPLAVEDSPPGERGLPNLLRRGSNHWRQASGRDRSFLFQSHEGPFSNSLLNHYLEQKLLDLYQQYMMENMAREGVPGPDDGAICPLLGSELVLSSIDQITQQLSREGNLEAGLAKDMVLSCLLRVASDLQSGEISTPCLQISTEASGEQLTESAQE, from the coding sequence tgatgCTGTGTGAAGGGAGACTGCTGAGCATGACCTACGGTGAGATGGAGGAGATGGACTCGCTGCCTCCTCCTCAGACTTTCCATCGTGCTGGTGGGCGACCTAGAACCTCCCTAACACCCAGCACCTCTGACCCCTCTTCGCTCATTTCCTACAACTCCTTGAAGGAAACGGGAGACACAGAGAGCCTGAGGGCTTCAGTCGACCTGTACATCTCTCCCCTTTCAACCTCATCATATCTCCAGGGAGTCTATATGGGGAGTCAAATATCTGCAGACATGAAAATTCCTGCCCAAACTCACCGTGATGGGGGTGACACTGCCCTCTTGGTTCCCTCTTTCTGCCAGACCATCTATGAAAACTACAGCGACCTCCATATCGGAGGGGAGCAGGTGCTGCCTCTGTCAGCCAACGACACCGATTTGAGGGTATGTGCTGAAGCGCAGGCTGTGAGGCCTTTCCTACAGTCCTGCGATGTCCCACTGGCGGTGGAGGACTCTCCTCCAGGAGAGCGAGGTCTGCCCAACCTGCTCAGGAGGGGATCCAACCACTGGAGACAGGCGAGCGGCCGCGATCGCAGCTTTTTGTTCCAGAGTCACGAGGGTCCCTTCTCCAATTCCCTTCTGAATCATTACCTGGAGCAGAAGCTCTTGGATCTGTACCAGCAGTACATGATGGAGAACATGGCGAGGGAGGGAGTTCCCGGTCCAGATGACGGTGCCATTTGCCCACTGCTGGGTTCAGAGCTTGTTCTGTCCAGCATTGACCAGATCACCCAACAGCTCAGCCGGGAGGGCAACCTGGAGGCCGGCCTGGCCAAGGACATGGTTCTGAGCTGCTTGCTGAGGGTGGCCAGCGACCTGCAGTCGGGTGAGATCAGCACGCCTTGCCTGCAGATTTCAACCGAGGCCTCCGGGGAGCAGCTCACAGAGAGTGCACAAGAATAA